Proteins from a single region of Rhinolophus sinicus isolate RSC01 linkage group LG13, ASM3656204v1, whole genome shotgun sequence:
- the RGS19 gene encoding regulator of G-protein signaling 19 isoform X3, with protein sequence MARSSRGHGHTPTYYSASSGRPEARDPNISTSSPRATLSDDGDQGAGPDSTGWWGGGAWGAETAKRGAGRAGRGGPGASPREEVPAPRFGEVRPRRLRTAPCAPSPTIRPDFGARGLGGGGASGSRARPHTGPEEADQPPSMSSHDAAPPAASSRNPCCLCWCCCCSCWNEERRRAWRASQDSKLQPLPSCEACSTPSPEEVQSWAQSFDKLMRSPAGRGAFREFLRTEYSEENMLFWLACEELKAEANQHAVDEKARLIYEDYVSILSPKEVSLDSRVREGINRKMQEPSAHTFDDAQLQIYTLMHRDSYPRFLGSPTYRALLLRGAPQSSHEA encoded by the exons ATGGCCCGGTCGAGTCGGGGGCACGGCCACACCCCCACCTACTACAGTGCCAGCTCAGGCCGCCCGGAGGCCAGAGACCCCAATATTAGCACCTCATCTCCACGGGCCACCCTAAGCGACGACGGGGACCAAGGCGCTGGGCCGGACTCTacggggtggtggggagggggcgcaTGGGGCGCAGAGACAGCCAAACGCGGGGCGGGGCGCGCCGGGCGGGGCGGGCCGGGCGCCTCCCCGCGCGAGGAAGTCCCAGCCCCGCGCTTTGGGGAAGTGCGGCCGAGGCGCCTGCGCACTGCACCCTGCGCCCCCTCCCCGACGATCCGGCCGGACTTCGGAGCGCGCGGgctcggcggcggcggcgcgagCGGCTCGAGAGCGCGGCCG CACACAGGGCCAGAGGAGGCAGATCAGCCCCCCTCGATGTCCAGTCATGATGCGGCCCCGCCAGCTGCCTCCAGCCGCAACCCCTGCTGCCTTTGCTGGTGTTGCTGTTGTAGCTGCTG GAATGAAGAGCGACGGCGGGCGTGGCGGGCCTCCCAGGACAGCAAgctgcagcccctccccagctgcGAGGCGTG CAGCACGCCGAGCCCCGAGGAGGTGCAGAGCTGGGCGCAGTCCTTCGACAAGCTGATGCGCAGCCCCGCGGGCCGCGGGGCCTTCCGGGAGTTCCTGCGCACAGAGTACAGCGAGGAGAACATGCTCTTCTGGCTGGCCTGCGAGGAGCTCAAGGCCGAGGCCAACCAGCACGCGGTGGACGAGAAGGCGCGGCTCATCTATGAGGACTACGTGTCCATCCTGTCCCCCAAGGAG GTGAGCCTGGACTCCCGTGTCCGGGAGGGCATCAACAGGAAGATGCAGGAGCCGTCGGCGCACACGTTCGACGACGCGCAGCTGCAGATCTACACACTCATGCACCGGGACTCCTACCCCCGCTTCCTCGGCTCCCCAACCTACCGTGCGCTGCTGCTTCGGGGGGCCCCCCAGTCCTCCCACGAGGCCTAG
- the RGS19 gene encoding regulator of G-protein signaling 19 isoform X4, producing the protein MGRRDSQTRGGARRAGRAGRLPARGSPSPALWGSAAEAPAHCTLRPLPDDPAGLRSARARRRRRERLESAAVHAPSAVRVGCRPNVAPPAPTSPLGRWNEERRRAWRASQDSKLQPLPSCEACSTPSPEEVQSWAQSFDKLMRSPAGRGAFREFLRTEYSEENMLFWLACEELKAEANQHAVDEKARLIYEDYVSILSPKEVSLDSRVREGINRKMQEPSAHTFDDAQLQIYTLMHRDSYPRFLGSPTYRALLLRGAPQSSHEA; encoded by the exons aTGGGGCGCAGAGACAGCCAAACGCGGGGCGGGGCGCGCCGGGCGGGGCGGGCCGGGCGCCTCCCCGCGCGAGGAAGTCCCAGCCCCGCGCTTTGGGGAAGTGCGGCCGAGGCGCCTGCGCACTGCACCCTGCGCCCCCTCCCCGACGATCCGGCCGGACTTCGGAGCGCGCGGgctcggcggcggcggcgcgagCGGCTCGAGAGCGCGGCCG TGCACGCCCCTTCGGCAGTCAGGGTGGGGTGCAGACCGAACGTGGCCCCTCCCGCCCCCACCTCGCCTTTGGGTCGCTG GAATGAAGAGCGACGGCGGGCGTGGCGGGCCTCCCAGGACAGCAAgctgcagcccctccccagctgcGAGGCGTG CAGCACGCCGAGCCCCGAGGAGGTGCAGAGCTGGGCGCAGTCCTTCGACAAGCTGATGCGCAGCCCCGCGGGCCGCGGGGCCTTCCGGGAGTTCCTGCGCACAGAGTACAGCGAGGAGAACATGCTCTTCTGGCTGGCCTGCGAGGAGCTCAAGGCCGAGGCCAACCAGCACGCGGTGGACGAGAAGGCGCGGCTCATCTATGAGGACTACGTGTCCATCCTGTCCCCCAAGGAG GTGAGCCTGGACTCCCGTGTCCGGGAGGGCATCAACAGGAAGATGCAGGAGCCGTCGGCGCACACGTTCGACGACGCGCAGCTGCAGATCTACACACTCATGCACCGGGACTCCTACCCCCGCTTCCTCGGCTCCCCAACCTACCGTGCGCTGCTGCTTCGGGGGGCCCCCCAGTCCTCCCACGAGGCCTAG
- the RGS19 gene encoding regulator of G-protein signaling 19 isoform X5, which produces MGRRDSQTRGGARRAGRAGRLPARGSPSPALWGSAAEAPAHCTLRPLPDDPAGLRSARARRRRRERLESAAVHAPSAVRVGCRPNVAPPAPTSPLGRWNEERRRAWRASQDSKLQPLPSCEACTPSPEEVQSWAQSFDKLMRSPAGRGAFREFLRTEYSEENMLFWLACEELKAEANQHAVDEKARLIYEDYVSILSPKEVSLDSRVREGINRKMQEPSAHTFDDAQLQIYTLMHRDSYPRFLGSPTYRALLLRGAPQSSHEA; this is translated from the exons aTGGGGCGCAGAGACAGCCAAACGCGGGGCGGGGCGCGCCGGGCGGGGCGGGCCGGGCGCCTCCCCGCGCGAGGAAGTCCCAGCCCCGCGCTTTGGGGAAGTGCGGCCGAGGCGCCTGCGCACTGCACCCTGCGCCCCCTCCCCGACGATCCGGCCGGACTTCGGAGCGCGCGGgctcggcggcggcggcgcgagCGGCTCGAGAGCGCGGCCG TGCACGCCCCTTCGGCAGTCAGGGTGGGGTGCAGACCGAACGTGGCCCCTCCCGCCCCCACCTCGCCTTTGGGTCGCTG GAATGAAGAGCGACGGCGGGCGTGGCGGGCCTCCCAGGACAGCAAgctgcagcccctccccagctgcGAGGCGTG CACGCCGAGCCCCGAGGAGGTGCAGAGCTGGGCGCAGTCCTTCGACAAGCTGATGCGCAGCCCCGCGGGCCGCGGGGCCTTCCGGGAGTTCCTGCGCACAGAGTACAGCGAGGAGAACATGCTCTTCTGGCTGGCCTGCGAGGAGCTCAAGGCCGAGGCCAACCAGCACGCGGTGGACGAGAAGGCGCGGCTCATCTATGAGGACTACGTGTCCATCCTGTCCCCCAAGGAG GTGAGCCTGGACTCCCGTGTCCGGGAGGGCATCAACAGGAAGATGCAGGAGCCGTCGGCGCACACGTTCGACGACGCGCAGCTGCAGATCTACACACTCATGCACCGGGACTCCTACCCCCGCTTCCTCGGCTCCCCAACCTACCGTGCGCTGCTGCTTCGGGGGGCCCCCCAGTCCTCCCACGAGGCCTAG
- the RGS19 gene encoding regulator of G-protein signaling 19 isoform X1, with translation MPTTHEVEKQHTGPEEADQPPSMSSHDAAPPAASSRNPCCLCWCCCCSCWNEERRRAWRASQDSKLQPLPSCEACSTPSPEEVQSWAQSFDKLMRSPAGRGAFREFLRTEYSEENMLFWLACEELKAEANQHAVDEKARLIYEDYVSILSPKEVSLDSRVREGINRKMQEPSAHTFDDAQLQIYTLMHRDSYPRFLGSPTYRALLLRGAPQSSHEA, from the exons ATGCCCACCACGCATGAGGTTGAGAAACAG CACACAGGGCCAGAGGAGGCAGATCAGCCCCCCTCGATGTCCAGTCATGATGCGGCCCCGCCAGCTGCCTCCAGCCGCAACCCCTGCTGCCTTTGCTGGTGTTGCTGTTGTAGCTGCTG GAATGAAGAGCGACGGCGGGCGTGGCGGGCCTCCCAGGACAGCAAgctgcagcccctccccagctgcGAGGCGTG CAGCACGCCGAGCCCCGAGGAGGTGCAGAGCTGGGCGCAGTCCTTCGACAAGCTGATGCGCAGCCCCGCGGGCCGCGGGGCCTTCCGGGAGTTCCTGCGCACAGAGTACAGCGAGGAGAACATGCTCTTCTGGCTGGCCTGCGAGGAGCTCAAGGCCGAGGCCAACCAGCACGCGGTGGACGAGAAGGCGCGGCTCATCTATGAGGACTACGTGTCCATCCTGTCCCCCAAGGAG GTGAGCCTGGACTCCCGTGTCCGGGAGGGCATCAACAGGAAGATGCAGGAGCCGTCGGCGCACACGTTCGACGACGCGCAGCTGCAGATCTACACACTCATGCACCGGGACTCCTACCCCCGCTTCCTCGGCTCCCCAACCTACCGTGCGCTGCTGCTTCGGGGGGCCCCCCAGTCCTCCCACGAGGCCTAG
- the RGS19 gene encoding regulator of G-protein signaling 19 isoform X2 → MPTTHEVEKQHTGPEEADQPPSMSSHDAAPPAASSRNPCCLCWCCCCSCWNEERRRAWRASQDSKLQPLPSCEACTPSPEEVQSWAQSFDKLMRSPAGRGAFREFLRTEYSEENMLFWLACEELKAEANQHAVDEKARLIYEDYVSILSPKEVSLDSRVREGINRKMQEPSAHTFDDAQLQIYTLMHRDSYPRFLGSPTYRALLLRGAPQSSHEA, encoded by the exons ATGCCCACCACGCATGAGGTTGAGAAACAG CACACAGGGCCAGAGGAGGCAGATCAGCCCCCCTCGATGTCCAGTCATGATGCGGCCCCGCCAGCTGCCTCCAGCCGCAACCCCTGCTGCCTTTGCTGGTGTTGCTGTTGTAGCTGCTG GAATGAAGAGCGACGGCGGGCGTGGCGGGCCTCCCAGGACAGCAAgctgcagcccctccccagctgcGAGGCGTG CACGCCGAGCCCCGAGGAGGTGCAGAGCTGGGCGCAGTCCTTCGACAAGCTGATGCGCAGCCCCGCGGGCCGCGGGGCCTTCCGGGAGTTCCTGCGCACAGAGTACAGCGAGGAGAACATGCTCTTCTGGCTGGCCTGCGAGGAGCTCAAGGCCGAGGCCAACCAGCACGCGGTGGACGAGAAGGCGCGGCTCATCTATGAGGACTACGTGTCCATCCTGTCCCCCAAGGAG GTGAGCCTGGACTCCCGTGTCCGGGAGGGCATCAACAGGAAGATGCAGGAGCCGTCGGCGCACACGTTCGACGACGCGCAGCTGCAGATCTACACACTCATGCACCGGGACTCCTACCCCCGCTTCCTCGGCTCCCCAACCTACCGTGCGCTGCTGCTTCGGGGGGCCCCCCAGTCCTCCCACGAGGCCTAG
- the RGS19 gene encoding regulator of G-protein signaling 19 isoform X6, translating into MSSHDAAPPAASSRNPCCLCWCCCCSCWNEERRRAWRASQDSKLQPLPSCEACSTPSPEEVQSWAQSFDKLMRSPAGRGAFREFLRTEYSEENMLFWLACEELKAEANQHAVDEKARLIYEDYVSILSPKEVSLDSRVREGINRKMQEPSAHTFDDAQLQIYTLMHRDSYPRFLGSPTYRALLLRGAPQSSHEA; encoded by the exons ATGTCCAGTCATGATGCGGCCCCGCCAGCTGCCTCCAGCCGCAACCCCTGCTGCCTTTGCTGGTGTTGCTGTTGTAGCTGCTG GAATGAAGAGCGACGGCGGGCGTGGCGGGCCTCCCAGGACAGCAAgctgcagcccctccccagctgcGAGGCGTG CAGCACGCCGAGCCCCGAGGAGGTGCAGAGCTGGGCGCAGTCCTTCGACAAGCTGATGCGCAGCCCCGCGGGCCGCGGGGCCTTCCGGGAGTTCCTGCGCACAGAGTACAGCGAGGAGAACATGCTCTTCTGGCTGGCCTGCGAGGAGCTCAAGGCCGAGGCCAACCAGCACGCGGTGGACGAGAAGGCGCGGCTCATCTATGAGGACTACGTGTCCATCCTGTCCCCCAAGGAG GTGAGCCTGGACTCCCGTGTCCGGGAGGGCATCAACAGGAAGATGCAGGAGCCGTCGGCGCACACGTTCGACGACGCGCAGCTGCAGATCTACACACTCATGCACCGGGACTCCTACCCCCGCTTCCTCGGCTCCCCAACCTACCGTGCGCTGCTGCTTCGGGGGGCCCCCCAGTCCTCCCACGAGGCCTAG